Within Suricata suricatta isolate VVHF042 chromosome 12, meerkat_22Aug2017_6uvM2_HiC, whole genome shotgun sequence, the genomic segment AGGAGTGGGCCAGCGCCTCGTCCTTGCCTCTGCCCGCCAGCCTTCCATTACGAGAGCAACAACGAATCTGACAAGCAGGAGTTCGAGAAGGCCCTGGAGACCATCGCCGTGTCCTTCAGCAGCACGTGAGCGCCTCGGGGCCGCTGGGGTGAGGCCGGGAGCGAGGGGCGCCTCTCGGTGCTCACCCTGCCCTGCCGGCCCTGCCCTGCAGCGTATCTGAGTTCCTCATGGGGGAAGTGGACAGCACCACGCTCCTGTGGGTGCCCCCTGGGGACCCCAGCCaggtgagcagggtaggggtgaGTCACTCCCGTGTCCTGCGTGGCCTTCCCGCCCCTCTGTCGGGGGGGCCGCTCACCCGTGTCCCCCGCCCGCACAGACCATGGAGAGCCTGTGTGCGCAGGGGAGTGAGGGCTCTGCGCCCAGCGCCGAGGACTGTGACGGTGAGACGGGCCGGGCCGGCGcggcgggcggggcgggcggcCGGAGCNNNNNNNNNNNNNNNNNNNNNNNNNNNNNNNNNNNNNNNNNNNNNNNNNNNNNNNNNNNNNNNNNNNNNNNNNNNNNNNNNNNNNNNNNNNNNNNNNNNNGGGCGGGGGGCTGCCGGGACGGCGCGGCCCCCGCGGCCCCCCGAGCCCCACCCTCACGCCGCTCCCGCCCGCAGAGATGGACTTTGCCAAAGGCCTGCAGAAGATCGTGCACAACTGTAGACAGAGCGTCATGCAGgaggtgggggcctggggcttgggggagggggtctcaGCCCCCCCAGAAGGGCCGCAGGGAAGGGGTCTCCCGCCCGCCCGGCTGCCCGAGCCCCTCGGTGacctccgcccccgccccgcagCCGCACATGCCCCTGCTGTCCATCTACTCCCTGGCCCTGGAGCAGGAGCTGGAGTTCGGCCACAACATGGTGCAGGCGGTGGGCACGCTACAGAACCAGACCTTCATCCAGGTGGGCCGGGCGGGCGGCTGGCGGGGTGGGGTGTGCCGGGGACCCGCTTGCTCACAGCCTGTGCCCCCTCAGCCCCTGAGCCTGAGGCGGCTGGAGCATGAGAAGCGCAGGAAGGAGATTAAGGAGCTGTGGCACCGCGCCCAGAGGAAGCTGGTAGGCCGGTGGGGGTGGTGtaggggggcaggggctggcgcTGCGCCCGCAGGAAGGTGGCCGTGGCGCCCCGAGGGGGCGTGGGCTGCCTGTGGGAGCCCCCGGGCGGCCAGGGCAGCAGGGCACGCGCAGGCATAGCAGGTCTGGTGCGAGCGTCCCTGCTTCCCCGCTATGGCAGCAGGGCCTTGGGCgacccccccgcccctgccttcCAACAAGAGCCCCTCCCTTCTGTCTACTCGCCGGCATGGCAGTTTACACCCCCTCTGTGGCCGAGGCTGGGGCACCTCTGTCCGGGGGGGGGGCACCCCCAACCCAGGAGCTCAGCTGCGGAGCTGCTAGACCTGCTCCCTCAGCCCCTGCTGGACCCCCACCCGCAGCGGGCCGGCTCGTCTCTCCCGGGAGTGGGTGCCCGAGCAGGATGGCTGGGGAAGGGTGTCGCACACCAGCCTCTCCTGAGCTCCCGCTGCTTCACCCTCGAAACCCTCGTTTcctgtcctttgctcattttggaCTGGATGATGGCTTCTTATTGATTTGCCAGAGCTCTTGACATATTAGAGAACTCAGTCCTCGCTGACGTGAGCTACAGACCACCTCCCCAACCCTGGTTTGTTGTCTTACTGTCTTGATTTTTGATTCTGCCTTTGGCCTGTTTTGCCGGGTAGAAGCCTGTGAGTGTCAGTGGTCGTGTTTTCTTGTGTGGTGTCTGGGTTTGCTTGCTAGGTTCGAGGCCTTCCCATACCGAGATGATTTTCAGACCCTCTCCATGTTTCCCCTGGTATTTGTAGAACCCGTTTCTGTACCCTTTAAGCCTCTGCAGGTGTAGGCTGTGAGGTGTGGCCCCCAGAAGGCACACCGGGCTTCTGACCAAGTCTGAGGGTGCCTGGCTTCCTGCCGGGGCCGCCTCACACCTCTCCCGTGTCAGAGGGGAAGTGAGAGACGGAAGCAGGGCCaccgcgggggcggggggtgggggcgggggaggcctcAGTGGATCACGGAGCTCGCTTCCCAGCTGCAGGGGCTGTAATGTGGGCACACGGACGCCCGCTCCTCCCAGGGGCTGCAGGCAGGCGTCCCCTCCTGGGCAGGCCCTCTGTCTGTCCCGTAGGGCTGTGGGCACGAGATGTGTGGGTGGCTGACAGGGTGCTTGGGGAGGGGCCGGGACACAGGGCCCAGCTGGAGCCCGGCTCTGGACTGGCGGCCTCACCCCCTGCCTGCAGCAAGAGGCTGAGTCCAACCTTCGCAAGGCCAAGCAGGGCTACGCGCAGCGCTGCGAGGACCACGGCAAGGCCCGCTTCCTGGCGGCCAAGGCCGAGGAGGAGCAGGCCGGCACGGGGCCTGGGGCGGCGGCCTCCAAGACCCTGGACAAGCGGCGGcggctggaggaggaggccaaGAACAAGGTGAGCACGGACCAGGGAGGGCGCTGGCGGCAGCACGCGGCAGCCCGTCCCGACACCAGCCCCGGCCGCGCATCCCGTTCCGCCGCCCGGTTCCGAGGCCGGCTGGTGACGTCCTgggggctccccctgcccccgacAGGCGGAGGAGGCCATGGCCACCTACCGAACGTGTGTGGCCGACGCCAAGACGCAGAAGCAGGAGCTGGAGGACACCAAGGTGACGGTGCTGCGGCAGATCCAGGAGGTCGTCCGGCAGAGCGACCAGACCATCAAGTCGGTGCGGGCCCGCGCTCTGGCTGCGNNNNNNNNNNNNNNNNNNNNNNNNNNNNNNNNNNNNNNNNNNNNNNNNNNNNNNNNNNNNNNNNNNNNNNNNNNNNNNNNNNNNNNNNNNNNNNNNNNNNGGGGGGGGCCCAGGCCGGGCCGAGCCCCCCTGTGGCTCACGGCCGGCCGCCCGCAGGCCACCATCTCCTACTACCAGCTGATGCACATGCAGACGGCGCCGCTGCCCGTGCACTTCCAGATGCTGTGTGAGAGCAGCAAGCTGTACGACCCGGGGCAGCAGTACGCCTGGCACGTGCGCCGGCTGCAGCGCGGCGAGGAGCCCGACGCGCGCTAcgacttcgagccccacgtctccGCCAACACCTGGTACGCCCGGCGGCCCCCCGGGGGCCGGCCCCCCCGCAGTGCCTCTGTGACCCcgtcctgtcccctcctccaggtcCCCGGTTATGCGCACCCGGAAGGGGAGCGGCAGCGGCAGCGAGGCGGTGGGGACAGAGGCCGCCGGCAGCCCCGAGGAGGAAGGTGGGACCACCGAGGAGCTGCCGCCCAAGGACCGCAGGGGTGAGTGCCAGGCGGGGGCGCGGGGGAGGGGAGTGCGGTCTCCCACGGCCCCTCAGCCCTCACCTCAGCCTCCTACTGCAGGTGGACGTGGACACCAGGTGCACAAGTCATGGCCAACCACGACCTCAGACTCCGACAGCAGCCTGGACCCCGGCCCCGGCTCAGGTGAAGGGGCCTGCCTGCCTGGCGGCTGGGGGCAGCCTGGGCGATGGGCCGGCGGCCGTGACCCTCTGGGTCCCTCGCGGCCTGGGGCACCTGATGCCTGTCTCCTGCTCAGGGGACTTCAAGAAGCTGGAGCGGATGTCGTCCAGTGGCACCATGTCATCCAGCGAGGAGCTGGTGGACCAGGACGGCGGCGCGGGGACGCCAGCCTTCGAGCAGGGTGAGGGCCCTGGGCCGGGCgtcaggggaggggctggccctGTCCCGCCGCAGAGAGGCTGACTGCCGGCCCTGCCCCGCAGCCGACCTCAACGGCATGTCCTCGGAGCTGCCGGTGGCCGTGGCCGGCAGGCCTTTCCGCCACGTGGGGCTGTCCAAGGCGGCGCGAACACACCGGCTGCGGAAGCTGCGCACGCCGGCCAAGTGCAGGGAGTGCAACAGCTACGTCTACTTCCAGGGTGCCGAGTGCGAGGAGGTGGGTGGGCTCGGGGACACGGGGCCGGTGCTTGGGAAGGAGAGCATCTGGAGACGGAGGGCCCTGGGGAGCGTCCGGGGCTGAGAGCACCAGCCGGCAAAGGCCCGGAGGCAGGACAGCGAGGTggcaggaaggggctggggtggcAGGCATGATGGGTACACCCCCCCAGCTGAGGCGACAGAGTGAGCCAGGAGTGATCAGGCTTCCGGGAATGGCTCGAGGGGGTGAGGGtcgggagggggctggggggtgccTCACACGGGCCCCCCCGCAGTGCTGCCTGGCCTGCCACAAGAAATGTCTGGAGACGCTGGCCATCCAGTGCGGCCACAAGAGGCTCCAGGGCCGCCTGCAGCTCTTCGGCCAGGACTTCTGCCAGGCGGCCCGCAGCGCGCCCGACGGCGTGCCCTTCCTCGTCAAGAAGTGCATCTGTGAGATCGAGCAGCGGGCGCTGCACACCAAGGTGACCGGCCCTGGGCGGCGGCGGGGGCTCCGTcctgggggggggcggcgggcgTGGGCCGTGCTGACCGTGGCCCCCACAGGGCATCTACCGCGTCAACGGGGTGAAGACGCGGGTGGAGAAGCTGTGCCAGGCCTTCGAGACCGGCAAGGAGCTGGTGGAGCTGTCCCAGGCCTCGCCCCACGACATCAGCAACGTCCTCAAGCTCTACCTGCGCCAGGTGGGCCGGTGCCCGCCGAGCCGGGCCGCGGGNNNNNNNNNNNNNNNNNNNNNNNNNNNNNNNNNNNNNNNNNNNNNNNNNNNNNNNNNNNNNNNNNNNNNNNNNNNNNNNNNNNNNNNNNNNNNNNNNNNNCCGAGCCGCTCATCTCCTTCCGCCTCTACCACGCGCTGGTGGGGCTGGCCAAGGACAGTCTGAAGGCAGAGGCTGAGGCCAAGGCAGCGGCCCGGGGCCGGCCCGACGCCGCGGAGAGCGAGGCTGCGGCCGTGGCCATGGCGGGCCGCCTGCGGGAGCTCCTGCAGGACCTGCCGCCCGAGAACAGGGCCACGCTCCAGTACCTGCTGCGGCACCTGCGCAGGTGAGGGGAGGGCTGGcccggccgggggcggggccggggcccgCGGAGGCCATTCTCACCTGCGCTTGGCGGACCCCCAGGATTGTGGAGGTGGAGCAGGACAACAAGATGACTCCAGGGAACCTGGGCATTGTGTTCGGACCCACGCTGCTGCGGCCGAGGCCCACCGAGGCCACTGTGTCCCTCTCATCCCTGGTGGACTACCCCCACCAGGCCCGCATCGTGGAGACCCTCATCGCCCACTATGGCCTGGTCTTTGAGGAGGAGCCtgaggaggtgcctggggggcaggtgaggggggtgggcagggctctGTGAGTGCCGTGGGGCCCAACAGACGCAGAAGGACTAGACCTGCTTGCTTTGAGCGGGGTGGTCAGAAGAGGCCTTGAAGGCATCTTTTAAGCAAAGAACCGATAAAGGGCTCAACCCTTGGGGGAGAACCACTGCtcatgcaaaggtcctgtggccgCACCTCTTCCATTAGCCTCTGGAGCCCACCTCAGAGCTCACGTTTGGCCTGACCCTGCCTGTCTCCCATCTCTGTGCTGCCTACGGCGCGTCCTCACATGCTGCCCAGCTGGGTCCCACCTGCTGCCTCACCTGGCTGCCGGGTTTTAATCTTGGGCCCCCGGTCTCCTGTCAGCTGTGTGCTTGCGTGCCCAGTCCCCGTGGAAGGCCCTCCTCCCCGGTGTGTGTCTTTGGGGGTGGCAGGTCATGCCGGTGTCCGCATGGGACCTCAGCCCTGCTGGCTGCGGCCTCCTGCCCCAGGCGGGCGAGCTGCGCCTGCCTGCGGCACAGGCCAGGGTGGCATCAGGCCATCTGCTGCCCTGGGTGTTGACGAAGAGCCAAGCCCAAGAGGGGTCAGGATCCCGACCCCCAGCTGACCAAATTCTGCCACCTGCAGGACGCAGACGACCAGCGGGGCGAGGACGGGGTGCAGGCTCCGTGCCCGGAGGTGGGCGTGGCGGCTGTCCCCCGGCTGCAGGAAGAGGCTATGGACGGGGGTCCAGGTGAGCAGGGCGGCCGTGTGTCCCCTGGTGGATGGCATGGTGTCAGAGGCCGTGTTGTGGGCTTGGGAGGCCGCACACCCCACGGGCAGGGATGCCTTGTTTGCTGACTATTAATTTGTTGCAAACAGCAGCTGAGACGCCTTTTTGAGGAGTTCCATAGACACAGGAGCCGGTGCCCCACACAGAGCAGGAGCCCGGGGCGGGGCGGCGGGCCTGGGAGGGACAGGCCAGGCGGTGGACCCCAGGCCCCTCCTAGTCACAGCGCCTCTCTCtcgtctctcccccaccccatctttcTGGACCTTGCAGAATCCCAAGCGGCCTCCAATGACTCTGACTCCGAGGTGGAGGAGAACTCGGAGTTGCTGTCCCCAGCGGGCAGGGATGCGGCCCGCCTCAGCTTCCTGGAGAAGCAGGGCAGCGAGGAGGAGGGCCAGGGCAGCCGCAGCGGCAGTGAGGAGCagctgggggccggggagggcCCAGACCCCCAGCTTTCTGAGTTCAACACCAACCAGTGCAACAATGTGGCCGAGGTCGAGCTGCCTGGCCCGTGGCTCCAGGGCGGGGAGGTGACAGAGGGCACCGGCCTCGAGAGGCAGCCAGAGTTTGTGTAGCTGGGGCGCTGGGCACACCGGTCGGTGGCTGAGGGCCAAGTGTCGCATTTCTGGCTCCTGTCCCTGCGGGTGTCCGGTCACCGTGAGGCCTCTTCCTTCAAGCCCATACTGGTGAGGGCACCGCCGGCTGCCTTTTCCTGGAGCTCCCGGGGTTCCCTGTGCCGTGCGCCCCAGCGCCCTGGCAGCCCGACCCAGCCGAGCTGGGAGGGCCTGTCTCCGGCCGTCCGGGCCGCGTGCTCAGACAAGCCGCGGGTCTGCCTTGGCCTCTCGTCGCTGGGCCGCCACAGAAAGCCACTCTGGAAGCCAGACAGCAGGGCCAGGCAGCAGCGCCATGCCCTTGCTTCCCCGGAAAGCCGAGTCGAGGCGCACGGGGCGGTCCACCTTGGTCACGATGCAGGCCTTTCACGTGCACATTTATTCTgcttaaaataaagttttcaatcTGAGCCTATCTTCTTTGGCGGTGGCCGGCTGGGGACGGGAACACGGGGGTCCTTAGCGTCTCCTCAGTTCCACGCTGGACACGACTGAGTCCCGGCCGCCAAGGCCGGCCGTGCGGACACAGGCCCCAAGCAGCCGCGTCACAGAACTTCTGGCCCCGCGCCGTTCGGCAGCACCTTCCAGAGGAGACGCCATTGTTCCCCATCCGGCGTGGCGGCCACCAGCCTGGGAAACGGAGCCGGCGCGCCTGAGGAGCAGCACCGTGAACCCTCGGcctggagcagaggagggcccCCCATTCTGTTCCTGACCCTCACTGGCCCAGAGACCCCCCCGCCGCCAGCTGGATTTACGCCGGACCGAGGACGGCGCGGCGGTGGAGAGCCGACGGAGCTGGCATCCATCGAGGCCCCGGCAGCGGGGGAGAGGGGCCTTCCCCTCCAGACAGAGCGGCCCCGACCCTGCAGCCAGGCCTAGAAAGCGGCAGGGGTGCCCGTCAGGACGCTCTGCAACAGCAGCCTGGCCCTCCCCCCACAGCTAAGAAAGATCCGGAAAGGGAGGCGATGGAGCCGGCAGACAGCCCAATGCCGAGGCTCGCCACCCGCTGGCTGCGGCCACCTCGGGCCCACGTCCACGGAGCGGAACCCAGCAGGGGCCACCTGGCCCAGGGCCGGAAACACCCGCTGTCTGGCTCTTCACGGAAGCAATGCAGCCAGTAACACTTTAATGTGGtcagaaaaggggcgcctggcggTGGGTGTCGGTTAGACAccgatttcaggtcaggtcacgatcttgttcACGGGAGCAAGCCCCGCATGGCACTGTGTGcccacagcccggagcctgcttgggactctcgctctccttctctgcccctcccagctcgcGGGCTCTCTCTGAGATaagcaaacacacagaaaattgaAAAAGCCATGTAACTGGATTTGATGTTCAGCCAGATGGCAGTTTTCTGCTAATGAGCGTTGATCAAACCGCAAGGGTCCTGAAAAGCATCCTCTGAGTCTGGCCGGGCTTGTAACCGAAGGGCTCGGACACTGTTCACGCCGGGCCTGGTAACTGATTCGGGGCATCAGGCCAGGCTTGACCCAGGCTCACGGTATGTCACGGGGGCCCGAGGCCACGTGAATGCCGGGCCCCCCTTCTCAGTCCACCTGTATCCAAGGAGGGGCCCCTCTTCCGCAAGGCCTGGGGCCAGTGTCCGAGCAGCAGCCAGCCTCAGCCGTCCTGGAGACCTGGGACAGGCACAGGCAGGACCGGGTCCCCAATAAACAGGGATGAATTCTTGAAGGAATGCCAGGTGCTGCTGGCAGGGTGGCACGGAGGTTGAGGTCACAAAACCCCTTCCAGAAAATGACAGGGATGCGCGTGGCCTCCCGGCCAGGAACTCTCCCGACCCGTTCAGAGTCCTTCCTGGGAGACGGGGCAGGTGTGCACCGAGCTTCAGGGACAAAGCAAACTCAACCAAAAGCAAAAGGAGtttttacacattcttttcaagtttatttattttgagagagaacgggcacgagcaggggaggggcagacccagagagaatcccacagcatggagcctgacgcggggctcaaactcaccaacgtgagctcgtgacctgagccgaaacctaCAGTCGGAtggaccgagccccccaggtgcccgtcCCCGTAGGAGGTCCACATTCAAGAACAGCCCAGCCAAATTTCGCGCCAAGCTGGGCGGGGAGTCCCAGTGCGGCGAGTGCTGCGGCGGCCACAGCTGCTGCCCTGGCCCGTCCGCTAGACGGTGTCGTCGCTGCGTCCCAGGACATGGGCATCGGCCAGAACGGGGACCTGCCCTGGCCCCCGCTCAGGAATTTCCGAAGAATGACCACAACCTCATCGGTAGAAGGTAAACAGAATTCGGTGATTATGGGTAGGAAGACATGGTTCTCTCTTCCCGAGAAGAATCGACCTTTAACGGACAGAATTAACAGAGTTCTCAGCAGAAACCTGAGGGAACCTCCACAAGGAGCTCATTTTCTTGCCCAAAGTCTGGATGATGCCTTAAAACTTACTGAGCAACCAGGATTAGCAGATAAAGGGGACACGGTTTGGACAGTGCGAGGCAAGTCTGTTTATAAGGAAGCCATGAACAGGCCAGGCCAACTTAGACTATCTGTGACCAGGATTATGCAGGAATTTGAAAGTGACCCATTTTTTCCAGAAATTGGTTTGGAGAAATATAAACTTCTCCCAGAATACCCAGGTGTTCTTTCTGATGTCCAGGAGGAGAAAGGAATTAGTACAAATTTGAAGTGTATGAGAAGAACAATTAATGTGAAGATGTTTTCTGACATATGTCAAGTTAGTTTTTCCTccaattatatatttcttaatgttaaaagaaaaagacttttgttggaaaaaaaagagcagccaAGCGTCACGTTAACTTCAGGCGCACCAGTAACCCTCGTCAGCGGCACCTCGGTGATTAGCTACAGTCACAGAACAATAAGCATACAAAGTTTTTataagcaggaaaacaaaacacaaaaccccaCTGCGAGGGCAAAACACACAATGAgagagggttttttgtttttaccgtGGTTAAAATATAGAGTATGCATCTTTTCCAAGCGCCCGCTCAGCGGCATCAAGCGTACGCAGCCGTGCAGCGCCCCCATCGTCtgtctccagaaccttccatctCCCCAGACTGAGACTCTGTCCCCAAGAGGCACGGACGCCCCGCCCAGCCCCGGGTCTCAGGGTCTGCTCTGCCTCTGGGGGCCCTGTGGGCGGGGCCACGCAGGACGAgcccttctctgtctggcttacttGGATAACACATGTGCGGCAGACATGCTGCAAAGCTGTCAACTTGGAAAACTAGGATTGAGCCACAGACAAGGGGACCTGGAAACAGACCCATGTCTCGCGGCGAGGTCAGACTGGCGATCCATTAGGTATTCAAAGAGTGGAGAGCATTCTCTGTCCCGGGACGAAAAAATACATCCCTGAGTCACACAAACCCCAGGAGTCAAGGCCACGTGCAAACATGCCAAGGGTATGAACAGatgtttgcaaaataaaaactgtgaaaaGGCTTTGCAAACCGCGCCTCTGGTGAGGGGCCTGTGCACATGGGCGCAGGAGCCACACCTGCGCCTGCAGCCcggtgagacagacagacagcccgCCGCTGCCACCGCTGGCGAAGGGTCTGAACAGACCTCCTTCCAAAGACGATGTGCAAGTGGCCGAGAGGCCCACGGTCACTGCTCAGTGTGGCCGGGCGTCAGGgaggagccccccctcccccgcccccagaggaCAGCCGCAGTGCCCACCGCCCGGCGGTCTCCCCAAGGGCAACCGGCCTCCACACAATCCAGCCATTCtaccccagacacacacacaggaaaagtGAAAACGCACATGCACGCAAAACTCCTATGTGCACACCCACAGCATCATTACCCGGGACTGCCCAAACGGGGAAGAACCCGCCGTCCCCTGGCGGATAGACACACGCAGCGTGTCCCCCGCGCGCGCCCCTCGGCCGCGAGCAGGACCCTGGACACACACGGTGCTCCGGGAGGGAGCCGGACACGGGAGGCCACGTGGGGAGTGAGCGCACGGACGGGAGGGGGCTCGTGGGCGTGGGGGGGCCTGGGGACGGGCGATgtctggggatggggatggggttCCCTCTGGGGGACAAGTTCTAACACGGACGACACCAAAAGCCACCAAATGTGCGCCGAGAAAGGGTGACTTCCGTGGCAGGAAGCTCTATCCCGATGAAGCCGTTATTACAGCAAAAAGACAAGCAAACCCGGGAGGCCACGGGGTAATTCGACTGCACCGTCCCTGCAGACTTGGGGCGGGGACAGGCGGGGACAGCCACCCTCGGGGAGCAGGAGCCACAGAGCAAGAGGGGGCAACCGGGGTGCCCCGTGGGGCCTGGGGTCTAGAGCCTCGAGCAAGGCCACTCATCGCAAGCCAGTCACTCTGCCTGACTGTCACACAGCCCAACTTATTTACTCAAACacctttaattttgaaaaacagccGGCAGGAAGTAGCAACTCGCTCCCTGCCGACACGGACGTGCTCCCAGCCGACCCGGGACAGCACAGTGCTGGGGACCGGAGCCTTCCCCCGGGGCTGCGGCCTGTCACCGGGCGCCCGACGGCCTCCCTGCGGCCTCCAGGTCCCTCCAGAGGTGCCCACACGCGGGGTCCGGGCGTGTCAAGCAGCAGTGAGGCTGGGGTAGGGGGGCGGCTCCCCACAGGGCGGGCCCGCGGCCTGGGTGAGGGACTCCAGAGGCAGGCCAAGTGGGCGTCAGTCTGTCGTCAGCGCCGAGACCAGCCTGGGCCGCTGCCTCCCAGCAGGGGGACCTGGGGAGCGGGCAGAAGGGGCTCTCAGCCCACAGCCCGGCGGACGGGGGCCCTCCCCGCACAGCACCCCCTGCGGTGCCGACTCACCTGGGAGCGGGGCGGCTACTGCACCAGCCGGTAGGTGATGTACCTGCCCGCGGTCTCGCTGGGCCGGATGATCTTCACCACCTGTGCAGGAGGGGAgaccggggtggggggcaccggCTGAGGACACGCGGGGCTCACGGTACACCTCAGGCCCGGGGCAGGGCGAGGAGCGGgctgggggggtggaggggctccTCACCTGCCCCCGCTTTATCCCGAAGTAGCGGGCCACCGGGTCCCCGGCCTGGATCCTGGGCAGCTGGTTTTCTCGGAGTTTactgagcagctcagtcaggGAAAGAGCCAGGCTCAGCTGACGGGGGGTGGGGCTGACTGGGGTGCGGGTGCGGGGGTCCAGGGGAGGGGCCAAAAGGATACTACCGGGCCAGCAGCTCGGTCACCTCCTCCTTGGTCATGACGACATGCTCCGGGACCAGCTGTCGAGAGGAGAAGCTGCGTTTCCTCGGGCGCGACAGGCCCCCGCGCTTCCAGGTTCTCAGGCCAAGCAGGCCTGGGGATCTGCATTCCTGGCGCATTCCCGGGTGCTGCTGCCCCCCAGGACCGCACTTGGGGACCCCCGCCCTACTTCCCCCACCGGAGCGGCTCTCCACAAAgtgggagcccccagcccccgggAATCAGCTTTGCACCACCGCCCCCGCCCGTGGGGCTCGGCGctgccctccagcctccctccgtCCCTCGCAGGGTCCCGAGGCCCCTACCTCGTGCTCTGTGATGTTGATGAGCAGCTCCTGCTGCAGAAACTGCTCCAGGATGTACTTGGGGGCCATGTCGACCAGGGACTGGAAGAGAGGCCGACCCTCAGGCACAGCCAGAGCAAGGGCCAAGGCCACCCCGCCGGCTTCCCCCCTGGAGGCGGGCGCAGGGCCTTTGCTTTCACACCCCGGTCAACTGCCTAGTGTCAAGGTTCAGGGAACCCCGCCACCGTGCGGCTGGGCTCCTCTAGAGCAAGGGCCGGCCCGCCCACCATGCTCCTGG encodes:
- the ARHGAP45 gene encoding rho GTPase-activating protein 45, producing MFSRKKRELMKTPSISKKNRAGSPSPQPVGELPRKDGADVVSLGSSLEPPSVASNAKTTGTLKRPTSLSRHASAAGFPLSGPSTWTLGRAHRSPLTTPSPAELPAEGPCPDTGEDISHLLADVGRFAEGLEKLKECVLHDELLEARRPLAHERLGEALRVMRQVISKFPLLNTVETLTAAGTLIARIRAFHYESNNESDKQEFEKALETIAVSFSSTVSEFLMGEVDSTTLLWVPPGDPSQTMESLCAQGSEGSAPSAEDCDGETGRAGAAGGAGGRRGLPGRRGPRGPPSPTLTPLPPAEMDFAKGLQKIVHNCRQSVMQEPHMPLLSIYSLALEQELEFGHNMVQAVGTLQNQTFIQPLSLRRLEHEKRRKEIKELWHRAQRKLQEAESNLRKAKQGYAQRCEDHGKARFLAAKAEEEQAGTGPGAAASKTLDKRRRLEEEAKNKAEEAMATYRTCVADAKTQKQELEDTKVTVLRQIQEVVRQSDQTIKSATISYYQLMHMQTAPLPVHFQMLCESSKLYDPGQQYAWHVRRLQRGEEPDARYDFEPHVSANTWSPVMRTRKGSGSGSEAVGTEAAGSPEEEGGTTEELPPKDRRGGRGHQVHKSWPTTTSDSDSSLDPGPGSGDFKKLERMSSSGTMSSSEELVDQDGGAGTPAFEQADLNGMSSELPVAVAGRPFRHVGLSKAARTHRLRKLRTPAKCRECNSYVYFQGAECEECCLACHKKCLETLAIQCGHKRLQGRLQLFGQDFCQAARSAPDGVPFLVKKCICEIEQRALHTKGIYRVNGVKTRVEKLCQAFETGKELVELSQASPHDISNVLKLYLRQVXEPLISFRLYHALVGLAKDSLKAEAEAKAAARGRPDAAESEAAAVAMAGRLRELLQDLPPENRATLQYLLRHLRRIVEVEQDNKMTPGNLGIVFGPTLLRPRPTEATVSLSSLVDYPHQARIVETLIAHYGLVFEEEPEEVPGGQDADDQRGEDGVQAPCPEVGVAAVPRLQEEAMDGGPESQAASNDSDSEVEENSELLSPAGRDAARLSFLEKQGSEEEGQGSRSGSEEQLGAGEGPDPQLSEFNTNQCNNVAEVELPGPWLQGGEVTEGTGLERQPEFV